A window from Chitinophaga filiformis encodes these proteins:
- a CDS encoding sensor histidine kinase, producing the protein MKNALLGIFLILFAMPSLAQTSNLDELPLTELRQRLATSADDTTKVQVQLALGHLMLLKPTKDGKDIDSAVSLATQAAALSRRLDYHFGIINAMLLSAETYYNRGDGETGLKTAKNALAFSQMHNNSDGEARSYHLIAQYYSTSDPVSLQNRILYINKAISIFRKNGNVLWLSFLLTANADLLFNADRITEGLRLLFEALNLGKGVSRRTVEGIYWNIGRISYDLGDYSNALKYNLLALQTAKEVRDTTLQVSLINHLIASTYVKLQDYKQTIPYAIEELRLAKRYNDRGFMDAGSSTLALAYTHTGELPKALAVLEEMKSRAVTNLEKLSITVEFLNNLIYAKRFGDAEKYVLEVKSLLPAISSQNVKELMNAYNSLASYYSEIGQVKKAYRYTELYATMAHKLNYAAGIRTAEYRYYKLVSLQGDTKSAMKHFLKEKEIKDSIDNIARNYQISLLHIENEALEKNRHIDSLTREALISDIKLKRNQLLHKVTIGGIVLLLIITALIYSRYRLKQRSNALLLLQKSEIDQQNISLQHLVSDKNQLIGEKDLLLKEVNHRVKNNLQIVMSLLDTQSGYVQNEKAQEAILESQNRVQAIALIHDQLYKTDNTTEINLSLYIKELVHSLNSSLNYSMNKVAITCEIDDITLDVSQAIPVGIILNETVTNALKYAFPDHQTGHINILVKRAGAFIEIKISDNGVGLPKDFNPTTSNTLGIRLLEGLITQLEGTFSIENDHGLTILLKFPFKVYNTTTIVEGKRGLPPVSKYLTN; encoded by the coding sequence ATGAAGAACGCATTATTAGGCATTTTCCTGATTCTTTTTGCAATGCCATCACTGGCACAAACCAGCAATTTGGATGAATTACCTTTGACGGAATTACGGCAAAGACTGGCAACAAGTGCCGACGATACAACTAAGGTCCAGGTGCAACTGGCCCTGGGACATTTAATGCTTCTAAAACCTACCAAAGACGGGAAAGACATTGATTCAGCTGTTTCATTAGCAACACAGGCTGCAGCACTAAGTCGCCGGCTCGACTATCATTTTGGAATTATTAATGCCATGCTGCTTAGTGCAGAAACTTATTATAATCGAGGCGACGGCGAAACGGGTCTAAAGACTGCTAAAAATGCGCTTGCATTTTCTCAAATGCATAATAACAGCGATGGGGAGGCAAGATCATATCACCTTATCGCTCAGTACTACTCCACTTCTGATCCGGTCTCGCTTCAAAACAGGATACTATATATTAACAAGGCTATCAGCATATTCAGAAAAAACGGAAATGTCCTTTGGCTCTCCTTTTTGCTAACGGCAAATGCTGATCTGTTATTTAATGCAGATCGAATTACCGAAGGACTTAGATTACTGTTCGAAGCCTTAAATTTAGGGAAAGGAGTAAGTCGCCGGACGGTTGAGGGGATTTACTGGAATATCGGGAGGATATCGTATGACTTAGGTGATTATAGCAACGCCTTAAAATATAATTTACTGGCGCTTCAGACTGCCAAAGAGGTCCGAGATACAACGCTACAGGTCAGTTTAATCAACCACCTTATCGCTTCTACTTATGTTAAACTTCAAGACTATAAGCAGACGATTCCATATGCCATCGAGGAATTAAGACTGGCAAAACGTTACAATGACCGGGGCTTTATGGATGCCGGATCTTCAACACTGGCATTAGCCTACACCCACACGGGCGAACTCCCTAAAGCTTTAGCCGTACTCGAAGAAATGAAAAGCCGGGCTGTTACTAACCTGGAAAAATTATCGATAACAGTGGAGTTTTTAAATAATCTGATCTATGCAAAACGCTTCGGAGACGCCGAAAAATATGTGCTGGAAGTAAAAAGTCTGTTACCGGCAATCTCCAGTCAAAACGTCAAAGAACTCATGAACGCCTATAACTCGCTTGCTTCGTATTATTCAGAGATAGGACAGGTGAAAAAAGCGTATCGCTATACGGAGCTGTATGCCACCATGGCGCACAAACTAAATTATGCAGCGGGTATCAGAACGGCCGAATACCGTTACTATAAGCTGGTGTCCTTACAAGGAGATACGAAGTCTGCCATGAAGCACTTTCTTAAAGAAAAGGAGATTAAAGATTCAATTGATAATATCGCAAGAAACTATCAAATCTCCCTACTTCATATTGAAAATGAGGCACTGGAAAAAAACAGGCACATAGACTCGCTTACCAGGGAAGCGCTGATAAGTGATATTAAATTGAAACGTAACCAACTTCTCCATAAGGTGACCATTGGCGGAATTGTGTTATTACTGATCATTACTGCACTTATTTATAGCCGTTACAGGTTAAAACAACGCAGCAATGCGCTTTTGTTGCTTCAGAAATCTGAGATCGACCAACAAAATATTTCGTTACAGCATCTGGTATCGGACAAGAATCAGCTCATCGGGGAAAAAGACCTGCTACTCAAGGAAGTGAACCACCGTGTCAAAAATAATCTGCAGATCGTGATGAGCCTGTTGGATACGCAATCGGGCTATGTACAGAACGAAAAAGCACAGGAAGCGATACTTGAAAGCCAGAACCGCGTGCAGGCAATCGCGTTGATACATGATCAATTATACAAGACGGATAACACGACGGAGATCAACCTTTCATTATACATTAAAGAATTAGTCCATTCATTAAACAGTTCTTTAAATTACAGCATGAACAAGGTCGCGATAACGTGTGAGATTGATGATATCACCCTTGATGTTTCCCAGGCGATACCTGTAGGTATCATCTTAAATGAAACTGTGACCAACGCACTGAAATATGCATTTCCTGATCATCAAACGGGCCATATCAATATCCTTGTTAAACGCGCAGGAGCCTTCATAGAGATAAAAATCAGCGATAACGGGGTAGGATTGCCCAAAGATTTCAATCCCACAACTTCAAATACACTTGGGATCAGACTTTTGGAAGGACTGATTACACAACTGGAAGGAACTTTTTCCATCGAAAATGATCATGGTTTGACTATTCTTTTAAAATTTCCCTTCAAGGTCTACAATACAACAACAATTGTCGAAGGGAAACGAGGGCTACCGCCCGTATCAAAATATCTGACGAACTAA
- a CDS encoding IS256 family transposase has translation MSNNDQFDYDGLKKKALEQFRSGKSLFGKDGAFAPLLKEFLEAAMEAELDEHLDDAQRDAGNRKNGRTPKRLKTADGTINIETPRDRSSTFDPQIVKKRETILAESLEHKIIGMYGHGMSFRDISAHIKDMYDTDISAATLSAITDKVIPLVKEWQNRPLEAIYCIVWLDAMYYKVKEDGRVINRCVYNILGINAEGRKDLLGMYVSESEGANFWLSVLTNLQQRGICDILIACIDNLKGFAEAIATVFPHTEVQTCIVHQIRNSLKYVASKDQKAFMADLKPVYQAISKDEAEQQLVELEGKWGKKYPIVIESWNRNWDKLSTFFKYPSAIRKLIYTTNTIEGFHRQIRKVTKTKGAFTSDMALLKLIYLATQNIQKKWAQPLQNWSITVSQLSIIFPDRPKLKL, from the coding sequence ATGAGCAACAATGATCAATTTGATTATGACGGCCTCAAGAAAAAGGCCCTAGAGCAATTTCGCTCAGGAAAATCTCTTTTTGGCAAGGATGGCGCCTTTGCGCCCTTACTGAAAGAGTTTCTGGAAGCAGCAATGGAAGCTGAACTGGATGAGCATCTGGATGATGCGCAACGTGACGCTGGCAACCGTAAAAATGGTCGTACTCCCAAACGACTTAAGACAGCAGACGGTACCATTAATATTGAAACACCCCGTGATCGTTCCTCGACGTTTGATCCGCAAATTGTTAAAAAGCGAGAGACCATCCTTGCGGAGAGTCTTGAGCATAAAATTATTGGCATGTATGGGCATGGGATGAGCTTCCGCGATATTTCAGCCCATATAAAAGACATGTATGATACCGATATTTCTGCTGCTACGCTTTCTGCTATAACCGATAAGGTTATTCCCCTGGTAAAAGAGTGGCAGAACCGGCCTTTAGAAGCCATTTACTGCATTGTTTGGCTTGATGCTATGTACTACAAGGTTAAAGAAGATGGACGTGTTATAAATCGCTGCGTTTACAATATTCTGGGAATAAATGCTGAAGGCCGTAAAGATTTGTTGGGTATGTATGTTTCAGAAAGCGAAGGTGCTAATTTCTGGCTGAGTGTGCTTACAAACCTGCAACAGCGGGGTATATGTGATATACTGATTGCCTGCATAGATAACTTAAAGGGGTTCGCAGAAGCAATAGCCACGGTCTTTCCCCATACAGAAGTCCAGACCTGTATCGTGCATCAGATCCGAAATTCACTTAAATATGTAGCTAGCAAGGATCAAAAAGCATTTATGGCAGATCTGAAGCCTGTTTACCAAGCAATAAGTAAAGATGAAGCAGAGCAACAGTTGGTTGAACTGGAGGGCAAATGGGGTAAAAAGTATCCTATAGTCATTGAATCCTGGAATCGTAATTGGGATAAGCTCAGTACATTTTTTAAATATCCGTCCGCGATCCGAAAACTAATCTATACAACCAATACCATAGAAGGCTTTCATCGACAGATTCGTAAAGTAACGAAAACAAAAGGGGCATTTACCTCAGACATGGCGTTGCTAAAACTCATCTACCTGGCGACTCAGAATATACAAAAGAAATGGGCGCAACCACTGCAGAATTGGAGTATCACCGTATCTCAGCTCTCTATTATATTTCCAGATAGGCCAAAATTGAAGCTATAA
- a CDS encoding sigma factor-like helix-turn-helix DNA-binding protein, protein MAGETISMTKLKQIFLHRRNGMALEAIALVMNVSRNTVKKYIRLAEQKGLELEQLAAMEEHDLEKIFPEPTSVGKSRFQCLEGMFR, encoded by the coding sequence ATGGCCGGAGAAACTATCAGCATGACTAAACTAAAACAGATCTTTTTGCATCGCAGGAATGGCATGGCCCTGGAAGCCATTGCCCTCGTAATGAACGTCTCTCGCAACACTGTCAAAAAGTACATTCGCTTAGCAGAGCAGAAGGGCTTGGAATTGGAACAGCTGGCAGCGATGGAGGAACATGACCTAGAAAAGATATTTCCGGAACCAACATCAGTTGGGAAATCGCGCTTTCAGTGTCTGGAGGGTATGTTTCGCTGA